GACCACTCTCGGTTCTGATTATTTCATTTTTTCTTTCTAATTTTCTCTCTCTATCAAGTAATTCTTGAGCTATCTTATCAAGCCAAGTTCCATGTCCTATGATCTCGACATCCATTTTATTGATCCTTCATTCAATGATCAATACAAAAGCAAATATTATGCTCAAATATTTTGTCCTTAATACAATTCTTTTAACTTACATAAATATAGCTTGAAAAAAGTTACATCGAAAATTAAAATGAGAAAAGGTAAATATCATGAGTTAAAATATACTATAGTTGGTGATTTTATGACGGTTGTCAAAATTCTTGAACTTGTAGGGAGTTCTGAAAATAGTTGGGATGATGCTATACAAGAGGCTTTAGCAGAAGCCGCAAAAACCGTAAAAAACATAGTTGGAATCGATGTACTAGGGTACAAAGCCGAAGTGGAAAATAACAAAATAGTGAAATATAAGGCACATGTAAGAGTGGCTTTCACAGTCGAGCGATGATATGACAGCACTTAACTTTCATCCCATATGATTAATCGGCCATCATCTCTAATTTAGTTGGTAAATATTCGTCGACTATATATGTCAACCCATAACGGCTGAACGCTTCTTGTTCAGCTTTTTTCTTTATATTCATGAACGTCTCGATCTCTTTTTTCCAGAGTTTTCCTTTATATCGCGGATCTTTTTTCAATTCGTGCAATCTTTTAACATCCAGATCAGTTAGCTTGTCACTTGGTAGTTTATAGTCAACTATGTCAGTAGCCCATACTCCAGACCATTTTGCATCAGGTGTGTTCAAATCTCTAAGATGAGCTGCATTTGCGGAACCTGAGATAATAACCATGGCTATGTGCATGCCCCATGGATCTCCATCTGTAAATATGTATACCGGTAATTCCAATTCCCTATTAAGTCTGCGAAGCAAAGATCTTGTTGCACGTGGAGCTTGACCGGCTGTATGAATTAGTATTGCTTTGAACTTTTCATGAACGCGCTCTTCAACAAATCTAGTGAATAAACCACCCTTCTCTATTGCTATTACTTTATCCGCCTTACAATCAGCAAATTCTGCATTTGTCAATGCAGGCCCGATCATCATCCCATCAGGATGTGAAGTTAAATTTAATTGCCTGCCCTCATATCCTGGCAAAGTATATTCTATTGTAAGATCTCCAAAGATCGCACTTCTCTCCTCGGGGAATACATTGAAGTCTTCTCTTGGATGCCTTAGCACAGTCTCAAGATCCGTAATTATATTGTCACTTTCTTGCTGATCAGTAAAGCTCATCTCATAAGCTTGGGCTGAATAGTATACATCTCTTAATGTACTGGACTTGCTTTGAGTACTTAACTCATTAGCAAATAACGCTGTCCAGACTAGTTGAGTTAATGGCCGAATATGTCTAATGTTGCCAGCGCTTCTTTTAACATACCTCTCACCAAGAACATATTGCCGGATATTGGTATCATAAAAAATATTGTTTATAGATCTACTTGGCATCTTAGTCCATGGGAACTCTCCATTTGATAATTGATCATACATTTGATGGCCAAAATTTTGTAAAGTTTCTACAACATTCGCTTTTCTATTCTTAACTGAACTCTCACTTTTCTTCGGTGTCATATTTCATCAAATCTTTTAACAAAGGTTCAACATCTGGCTCTTTTTCTTTTTTTGCTAATTTAGTTGAGAAAGAAGCAATTTTAGGTAAATATTTCTGGAATATGTTAAGCCTTTTTCTCTCTCTTTCGATGTAATTTTTTCTAGAGAGATAAAGGTGTAATTTTCTGGCAACTTCTCTTAAAGCGTTTAAGATTTCATGTTCAACTTCAGGCCTGTCTGCAATAAACTCTTTCCCAACAGTTTTGTAAGGGATTTTCAAGCTACATATATGAACAAAAACTGCCAAAGGCTCATCTGGGCTTACTTTGTAATGCCTCCAATTCATAATATTATTAATCACTTTCCAAGAAACATCACTGGCCTCATCAAATAGCAATGGAATTTTATTTGCAAATCTATATAGTAATATTCCTCCTGTTTTTGGAATATTTCCTCCATAAGCTATTCCTGTCTCAACTATAAACGGAAATCCTGAATATGCAGATGCCCTCCTTTGGTGTACCTCCACAAATTCAGGGTTCAATTCCTTTTGAATTCCTGTTTTTAGTAAGTCTATTCCTATTGGAGAAAGGCAACTAGAATCTGGAGGCAAGAAACCTTCAAAATTTTTCATTGCATTTACAAGCCTTACTATTTCATTAGAGTTCAATTTCTTTGGGTTCTTTCTTGGGCCAATATCTGCGAATTCTAAAAATTTTCTTGCTGTGGTCTCTCCTACCCTTTGGAAATGTCTTCTCATGAATTCCTTCATAGTCCTAATTTGAGAGACTTTGATAAGCCTTCTTAAGGTCTCTACATCTACTCCATGGGGGTGAGGCGTTGTCTCTGTTGGAGGCTTGGGCATGGATTCTATAATCCTATCGAATTTATAGAATCTTCCTCGCGGATCTACAAAAGTTAAATTTGCATAAGGAGCTACAATCGCTGTCTGTTTAAGATATTCTATGATCTTTGATTTAGCTCTTGTATAATCTGCCTCTGTTAGAAATTCGATAATTGTTCCGTGCCATTTCATTTTATTTGGATGGTTTTTTTGACTTAGTATTATGGGCTTGTTATTTTGAATGTCCATCATTAAACGATATTTAGAGATTTTTGATTTCTCTAAGCTTGAAGTTATATGCGTCTCTGAATGGGTTGTTATCTGCCCGTATAAAACTGCCATCTTGCCACCTAGGCCAAAAGTACCCCTGGTCTGACGAAGTTTATATTTTGAACCGAATAAAACCTGTCCAAAGGCTGAAGGTACTATATCTGAGGGAAGCCCAGAACCATTATCCTCAACTCTTATCCTATAAGTGCCGGGTTCTTTTGAGTTGTTTGATATTTTTGAGAGTCTTATGTAGATATCTGGTAAAATACGATGGACCTCACAAGCATCCAATGAATTCTCAACAAGCTCCCTGATTGTGGAATAGATGGCTCTTGATGGATTAGTGAAGCCAGCAATGTCCCTGTTTCTATAAAAAAAGTCAGCAGGGCTTATTTCTTCAAAAACTTCAACCATGTTAGAATTAAACACCTAAAAAATTTTTAAATCAAAATTCTTTTTCCCATAATTCTATGGTCTCTCTTTTTTTCATCTCTCTTCTCTTTCTCATCAAGAACTTGTAAACAGATGAATGCTGTTTACCCTTTATCAGCAAATTTACAGCTTCTCTTGAAAGAAATGTGGTATCGTAATTACCTATTATGGAAATTGTATGCCCATAAACAGAGACGTCTGTAGTAGTAAATTCTTCCAACATGCGTCTAATTTTACCATCTCTTCCTATAACTCTGCCCTTTATCCTTTTAATATCGTTTTCATTCTTACCAAAAATCTCTCGAAGATCTATTATGTCTAAGACTCTATCTTCATCGAGTAGTGTCAGGGCTTTGTCAGGAGAGAAACCTCTTCCGATAGCTCTTGATATCTCTCTTGCAGAAAATAAAGCCGATGGATCTTCTGTTTCTTTTGTAGAGATAATCTCAATATTACCGCTCTCACTTTCCACTTTTAAATTTACTTTTAAGGCCTTTTCAATCCTCTTTTTTACTTTTCCTTTGTGGCCTAAAAGAACTCCTACTCTATCCAACGGGATTAATATGCTTAATGAATTGCTCATCTATGGCCCCCAACAATCTTTTCATAAGTGTCATCTACAGATTCGATCTTAATCTTAAATTTTTCAAAGAACCCATTCAAATTGGTGAGATCTCTTCTTAGTAGTTCATGAGATAAAGGATGCTCTAATTTTACAGCTTGAGAAAAATCAAAAATAATCGGCTTATCATTCCATACCATGATATTGTATTCGCTTAAATCACCATGAACCAGATTTGCTTTTTTGTATAAAGATTTTACATATCGCAAGAGCATGCTATAAACTCTAGCCGGTCTTTTTAGTTGATATTCTTTTAGAAGAGGAGCCGGAACTCCTTCTTCTCCAATGAATTCCATTAGAAGAACATTGCCTTCGACTGTAATGGGCTTTGGTGAGCTTATTCCCACTTCTTTAGCAAGTAAAAGGTTCTTAAACTCTTTTTTTGCCCATAGATATATGAGAGACCTAGTTGATTTAGGTACATTTCTGAACCTATTATCCCCCTCAATATATTTTAACATACCTTTTCGAAATTCAGATGGATAGACCAAATATATCTTAATAGCTATGTCCTTGTCGTTTGCATCCTTGCCCCAATATAACCGCGATTCTTTTCCGGCTTTGACCACACCAAAAATTCTTTCTAATACACCAGTATTTAACATCCGATAAATTATCATTAAAGTGGATTTGTCAAAAACTTCTTCTAGGGATTCCATTTCCTCGCTTCTTTTCTCTCGCATCAACCTCTCAGTTTCATACTTCTTTTCTCTGAGTCTTATTTTAAGCGAAATTTTATCGTCCCGATCAGCCACCTGAATGTCTCCATCCTAGAATTTCAAATAACCCTTCTTTTTCAAGGATTCGGCCTGTCCATGAGTATATCTCCAAACGATATCTCCCCTTTCTTCAAATTGAAAGTCCCATGGATCTACAAGTACTACATCGCCTAAGCGAATCCAGACTCTGCGTTTCATTTTCCCTCTAATTCTACAGAGTCTTTCATGACCATCAGTACACTTAGCTCGGAGTCTATCGAATCCCAACATTTGGGTTACTACGCCCAATACTTGATTTTCTGTTGGAAGAACTAGCCTACTAATTACTCCCTCACTCAATACCTTCTTCTTTCCCAT
This sequence is a window from Candidatus Bathyarchaeota archaeon. Protein-coding genes within it:
- a CDS encoding DNA topoisomerase VI subunit B, producing the protein MVEVFEEISPADFFYRNRDIAGFTNPSRAIYSTIRELVENSLDACEVHRILPDIYIRLSKISNNSKEPGTYRIRVEDNGSGLPSDIVPSAFGQVLFGSKYKLRQTRGTFGLGGKMAVLYGQITTHSETHITSSLEKSKISKYRLMMDIQNNKPIILSQKNHPNKMKWHGTIIEFLTEADYTRAKSKIIEYLKQTAIVAPYANLTFVDPRGRFYKFDRIIESMPKPPTETTPHPHGVDVETLRRLIKVSQIRTMKEFMRRHFQRVGETTARKFLEFADIGPRKNPKKLNSNEIVRLVNAMKNFEGFLPPDSSCLSPIGIDLLKTGIQKELNPEFVEVHQRRASAYSGFPFIVETGIAYGGNIPKTGGILLYRFANKIPLLFDEASDVSWKVINNIMNWRHYKVSPDEPLAVFVHICSLKIPYKTVGKEFIADRPEVEHEILNALREVARKLHLYLSRKNYIERERKRLNIFQKYLPKIASFSTKLAKKEKEPDVEPLLKDLMKYDTEEK
- a CDS encoding DNA topoisomerase IV subunit A, whose translation is MTPKKSESSVKNRKANVVETLQNFGHQMYDQLSNGEFPWTKMPSRSINNIFYDTNIRQYVLGERYVKRSAGNIRHIRPLTQLVWTALFANELSTQSKSSTLRDVYYSAQAYEMSFTDQQESDNIITDLETVLRHPREDFNVFPEERSAIFGDLTIEYTLPGYEGRQLNLTSHPDGMMIGPALTNAEFADCKADKVIAIEKGGLFTRFVEERVHEKFKAILIHTAGQAPRATRSLLRRLNRELELPVYIFTDGDPWGMHIAMVIISGSANAAHLRDLNTPDAKWSGVWATDIVDYKLPSDKLTDLDVKRLHELKKDPRYKGKLWKKEIETFMNIKKKAEQEAFSRYGLTYIVDEYLPTKLEMMAD
- a CDS encoding dodecin family protein — protein: MTVVKILELVGSSENSWDDAIQEALAEAAKTVKNIVGIDVLGYKAEVENNKIVKYKAHVRVAFTVER
- a CDS encoding serine protein kinase RIO, which encodes MADRDDKISLKIRLREKKYETERLMREKRSEEMESLEEVFDKSTLMIIYRMLNTGVLERIFGVVKAGKESRLYWGKDANDKDIAIKIYLVYPSEFRKGMLKYIEGDNRFRNVPKSTRSLIYLWAKKEFKNLLLAKEVGISSPKPITVEGNVLLMEFIGEEGVPAPLLKEYQLKRPARVYSMLLRYVKSLYKKANLVHGDLSEYNIMVWNDKPIIFDFSQAVKLEHPLSHELLRRDLTNLNGFFEKFKIKIESVDDTYEKIVGGHR
- the eif1A gene encoding translation initiation factor eIF-1A — protein: MGKKKVLSEGVISRLVLPTENQVLGVVTQMLGFDRLRAKCTDGHERLCRIRGKMKRRVWIRLGDVVLVDPWDFQFEERGDIVWRYTHGQAESLKKKGYLKF
- a CDS encoding KH domain-containing protein produces the protein MSNSLSILIPLDRVGVLLGHKGKVKKRIEKALKVNLKVESESGNIEIISTKETEDPSALFSAREISRAIGRGFSPDKALTLLDEDRVLDIIDLREIFGKNENDIKRIKGRVIGRDGKIRRMLEEFTTTDVSVYGHTISIIGNYDTTFLSREAVNLLIKGKQHSSVYKFLMRKRREMKKRETIELWEKEF